ATTCCCGGCAGCCCCCTCACCTGGAGCAGGTAGCGGATCGAAAACTTGCTCTACCAAGAGACCTGTTGCCACCATGTCTCGAAGGCGCTCGTGTGACGGCTTCAGGCTCTAGACCTTTCCCGCCCGAACTGCGGTCGTCGCATTCAACAGAAAGTGCAGGGTGCTCGCTCTTGGCACAGACCACAATCCACGTTGATGCGCGCTAGTTTTTGTCGAGACAGTAGTCGCCTCCCGGCGGTAACTTCTGATATCCAGAATGTTCATCGCCAGGAGAGGCACGCGTGTGGCCGGAAAGCGTGCTTGCATCAACTGTCGCATGAACTGCAGTCGGGGAATCAGTCGGGAACGTAATGCGTGTGGAACCTCCACGCCAAGCAACTCAGCAAGAGCGAACAGCTGGGTTTCAACCGCATTTTTCATCAATTCGCCCGAGACAAGAGAGGTAAGCTCTTTCCAATCGAGGCCCTCGGCAGAATTGTTCAGATCGCGTAATTCAACAAGGTGCCGCAGGTCGAGATCGCCGAGCCAATATCCATAGTCTTGAAACTGATCATGGATGATCAACATAAGCGCTCTGTAGGCAGGCGTCGGGATATACACGCGTCCGCGCCCCAGCGGAGCGGGGACGCAACGGTTCAGCGGATGCCCGACGCTCTCGTAGAGGTACGCAGGGCCTGGAGCTGCCTGCTGCAGGTCGATGGTCCCGACATCCTGTGAGCGATTCAGCTCGACATGCCATCTCTGGCTTTCGGGAGGGGTCTCATAGTCAATATCGTAACCAATTGCGCACAGAGCGGAGACAGCCAATTTGGCTTCGTCCGGCATAACCATAATGTCCAGGTCAGACATTAACCGAACTCCTCGTCGCTCCTCCGGCGCGGTCGCCAGCGTCGATGCCCCCTTGAGCATGATCGGCGTAACTCCAAGGCCGTTCATCGCGATAACAGCTTCTTCAAGTTGAGCGACGAGCCGATTGTTTCGCAGCACGTTTCGGCGGTGGATCTGGCGAATGTATCCGCAGACGTCCTTCGGCAGGATCTGTGCAAATTTGTCGACAAAATTGATGAGCGCCGGCGTCGTCAGAGTCTGATTTGCGAGCCCGACTACGGACATCCACTCGACGTCGACTGGTGGCATGCCTTGCAGGCAATTGCAAAGACTCGTCAGGGCCGTGCTATGCCTTGCCATTGCATAGATCCATAAGCACGTGCCGAGCCTCCACAGCCTCGCAGTAGGTCAACTGAAGCGACTGCGCCCCCAGGACTATCCGCTTCAATGCGAGAAAGCCGACTCGCGAAAGTCGGCCGTCGGCAGCAAATGCATTCTCGATGAGCCGCTTCATCGAATCCAACTGATCTATCACGGTCAATTCGGCCGGACCGCTCGCTATGCGGTTCAAGAAGATGATCCAGCTTGCGGCAAAGCATTCGTGGTGCGCATCCGGAATAGGCACGTACCGCACCAAAACGCCGTCGGAGCGACAATGCGTCGCGTGGTACCGGTCCCCGTGTAGTCGCGAGAGCAAGTCCCACGACCCCTCCTTCAAGGTGACAGCAAACGGAAGGCCGCAAATCGTTCCGTCAGCTCCACCCAGCGCAACATCATCCCCGGCATACCGAAGTCCGGCGTTCACCAGCTGCAGAGTAAGGGTAGACTTTCCAGCTCCCGGTTGGCCGCACAACAATAGGCCCATGCCGTCTTTGACCAGAGAAGCGGCGTGAAGGGAGAAGACCCAACGATCGCTTCGAATAAGCCGCTCGGTGATGTGCGCTTTGATCGTAGGTGCCAGTGCTTCGACTTCACATCTGGATACGCTGGAATCCTCACCGCGCAAGAACACTTGCTCGTCCAGCATCATTGCCTCAATCGCAATGTCGCCGTGACCCCCGGCGCCCTGATCCGGGACGCAAAATGGCGAAATCAGCCGTCTCAGGAGGTCGCGATTTGCAGCCCGGACACCTATTCTGTGCCGACCCAGAATCGCCGAGAAGGCACAATCGATCGGCATTCGCCAATCGACTTCGAGCAACGCTCGATCGATCCAGACATTGACGAGCTCTCGCGTGAACCGGCGTGCCGTGTGATCGTCAATGTCTAGCGTCCCAAGCTCCTGATAGATCTCTTCCAGAGAGGCACCTTGCGACAACTTACACCAAACGAATGCCCCTACTCCGTCCAGTTCAAAGATCTTCTGCCCTGTTTCGCTGAAAAGCACTGGTCGATCGTCCAGCAGCGCGAACACTGCATCCGAAGCTGGTCTCAACATCATCTCTGCCGACGATCTTTCCAGCACGGCACCAACCAAATCGAAGCAATCTGCCTCGTCCTGTAGCGACGAGGCGAGGACAGCTCTGGGATACTCTCCACGGCCCTCGGCAGCCTACCAAGTTCGATCTAACCCGTCCG
The nucleotide sequence above comes from Bradyrhizobium sp. NDS-1. Encoded proteins:
- a CDS encoding nucleotidyltransferase family protein; protein product: MARHSTALTSLCNCLQGMPPVDVEWMSVVGLANQTLTTPALINFVDKFAQILPKDVCGYIRQIHRRNVLRNNRLVAQLEEAVIAMNGLGVTPIMLKGASTLATAPEERRGVRLMSDLDIMVMPDEAKLAVSALCAIGYDIDYETPPESQRWHVELNRSQDVGTIDLQQAAPGPAYLYESVGHPLNRCVPAPLGRGRVYIPTPAYRALMLIIHDQFQDYGYWLGDLDLRHLVELRDLNNSAEGLDWKELTSLVSGELMKNAVETQLFALAELLGVEVPHALRSRLIPRLQFMRQLMQARFPATRVPLLAMNILDIRSYRREATTVSTKTSAHQRGLWSVPRASTLHFLLNATTAVRAGKV
- a CDS encoding PqqD family peptide modification chaperone, with translation MLERSSAEMMLRPASDAVFALLDDRPVLFSETGQKIFELDGVGAFVWCKLSQGASLEEIYQELGTLDIDDHTARRFTRELVNVWIDRALLEVDWRMPIDCAFSAILGRHRIGVRAANRDLLRRLISPFCVPDQGAGGHGDIAIEAMMLDEQVFLRGEDSSVSRCEVEALAPTIKAHITERLIRSDRWVFSLHAASLVKDGMGLLLCGQPGAGKSTLTLQLVNAGLRYAGDDVALGGADGTICGLPFAVTLKEGSWDLLSRLHGDRYHATHCRSDGVLVRYVPIPDAHHECFAASWIIFLNRIASGPAELTVIDQLDSMKRLIENAFAADGRLSRVGFLALKRIVLGAQSLQLTYCEAVEARHVLMDLCNGKA